Within Candidatus Neomarinimicrobiota bacterium, the genomic segment CTTGAATATCTCCACGTTTATGTCTGCGTTTACTCCCGTTCCTCCGGTAGAACCGTCTGCTCCATTACTGGTAATGGTCGCGTAAACTGAATCTCCATCCGCGCTCAGTTTTCTGGTAGTCGAATATATGTAAGAGTTGCCGAAACCATCGGTAATATTACCATCGGTATCCTGAACAAATGAAGATTCCAGGTAAGGACCGTTCCAGCCGGAAGCTTTATCCAGTGTAGTATTAACAGTCATCAGGGGCTTTGAGCCTTTTATGACCAGATCGTTCAAAGTTGAAGGCAGTGACCCCATATCCCCGAAATATCCAAAACTGGCGCGAATATCATTTTGAATAGCATGCGGGTCACCTACAATCGCCTTTTTAAGATTTTTCATCTCCTTCACTGTGGATTCAAACTTGATGTTTGTCAGCACGTTATCGAATGCTTTGAACCCGAGCGACCCCAATATACCTATAATTGCGAGGACAACGACCATCTCCATCATCGTAAATCCTCTATTCCCCGTAGCATACCAACCCATAAAATTATTCAATATTTTCATTATTATTAAAGAGCAACAAATGGTCCTATTTCATATTGTGCGCCGGAGAATGTGTATAAGGTAATAGTAACAACGCTCCCGCTTGGATCAGTACTCTTGCCTGTTGAAAGGTTAATAAAGCCGTCGAAACGAACCTCATTAGTCAGTCCATCACCCCAGAAAGTACTGGTAAATGTGGCGACCGTGCTGAGTTGGACATCGCTGCCGACTGTGCCACCTCCACCCTCAGTCCAGACAGTTGTTCCCGCAATCTTAGCTCTATCAAATTCTGGGCCTGTAGTAGATGCATCGTAAGGCGTATATACCAATTTCATATCAATGATCGTTTCATCGATACCTGTGTTGTTCTGAAGGTCAAAAAAGATGACTCCTCTCTTAGCTGTTGCATCTCCTACAAGTACAAAGATCGGAGGCCCGCCAACGGTAAATGGCCCTACCGTAAATGCATCACCCCCGGATGTGTAAAATGTTGTGGTGAAGTCAGAGCCCACCATACTCACATTGGCGCCGACGTCATCCTGAAATATGTTTAATTGGATGGAAACGGTAGCGTTGTCATTCAAAGCCCAGCCGGTATAGGTGTTCAGATCCGAGAGATTATCTCCGCTGCCTCCCAATGTTGTAGACCAAGTCCACACGGTCACGGCACCGGCAATTTGGTCTTCGTACCTTGGTCCGGTAACCGCGTCAAATGGAGTGTAAATCGCTTTAAAGTCAGAAATAGTTACATCTTCTCCGATTTTACTCTGAATATTGAAACTCAAGTTACTACCCCCTGGTCCGCCGGCGGCAGCGATTCCCGCAAGCACTATTGAGCCGATGTCGCTGATATTTCTCACAGAGACAAAGCTCCTGCCTAAAGTAGCCCTGTACCCTTCTGACTCTCCTCCTGAAGAAAGTTGGACCGTTATTGCCCTCACTCCCTGACTTATTCCTTTGAGCGAATAATTTCCGGAGGCATCCGTGAAATCCGATTTTGAGGTGAGATTTCCCGTACCATCCGGTTCATAAACCCTTACCGTAGCAGCGAGCACTGGATTACCTCCCAGATCAAAAACTCCACCCACAACCTCCGATTTAACCTGATCTTTGAATATCTCTACGAACAAATCGGCGTCGTAACCGGTTCCACCGACCGCGCCGTCCGCACCCAAACTCGATATTTTCGCCAACACCGTGTCTCCGGGGGAGTTCGCAAAAGGTGTCGTAGAATAAACATATAGGTTTCCCCACGCATCCCTCTTATACCCGTCAGCGTCTGAGGTAAATGGAGATTCGAGGTATGGTCCCTTCCAACCGTAGGCTATAAGTTTTGTAATATCAAGGGCGCTCGCACCGAGAGAACCTCTTGAAATTAACTCATCAAGCGTTGAAGGAATGCCGCCAATATCTCCAACGAAACCAAAACTTACTCTTTCCCCGTTACTTCGAGCGTTTTCGTCACCTATGATTGCTCTCTTAAGTTTCTGTAGGTCTGCAAGGGTCACTTCATAATTCGCCCTGTCGTCGGTAGTTCCCAGATTTTTTAGCGCTATTGATGTGACTATTCCCATGATAGCAACAACTATGAGAATTTCGGCAAAAGTGAATCCTCTGGAAGTCCAACGCATCATTCTATCCTCAAATTATCCGGTTTACTCATTTCCTACATACCAAGGCGGTAATCAGACGTCATTGCCCGCCAGACATCAGTCGGGCTGGCGAGTCCCGGTGCTCCGGGACGAAGCAATCTCGTTTTTGTAAGTTCACGATAAATATG encodes:
- a CDS encoding type II secretion system protein GspG, yielding MMRWTSRGFTFAEILIVVAIMGIVTSIALKNLGTTDDRANYEVTLADLQKLKRAIIGDENARSNGERVSFGFVGDIGGIPSTLDELISRGSLGASALDITKLIAYGWKGPYLESPFTSDADGYKRDAWGNLYVYSTTPFANSPGDTVLAKISSLGADGAVGGTGYDADLFVEIFKDQVKSEVVGGVFDLGGNPVLAATVRVYEPDGTGNLTSKSDFTDASGNYSLKGISQGVRAITVQLSSGGESEGYRATLGRSFVSVRNISDIGSIVLAGIAAAGGPGGSNLSFNIQSKIGEDVTISDFKAIYTPFDAVTGPRYEDQIAGAVTVWTWSTTLGGSGDNLSDLNTYTGWALNDNATVSIQLNIFQDDVGANVSMVGSDFTTTFYTSGGDAFTVGPFTVGGPPIFVLVGDATAKRGVIFFDLQNNTGIDETIIDMKLVYTPYDASTTGPEFDRAKIAGTTVWTEGGGGTVGSDVQLSTVATFTSTFWGDGLTNEVRFDGFINLSTGKSTDPSGSVVTITLYTFSGAQYEIGPFVAL